A stretch of the Saccharicrinis carchari genome encodes the following:
- a CDS encoding ABC transporter permease, producing the protein MREIRQLYTRYIHNVIIAIEAIMANTVKSLLTALGIMFGVAAVISMLAIGKGAQQEVLEQIKLVGVNNIIITPVKESVVSNANQQSDEEGEEKKGKRKSNGLTLSDAHAILKTIPSVAKVSPVVSMNYYAINKGKSQPIVLEGVSTDYFSLLNIGIVQGKAFSKEQNQKSQPVCVIGYNVKDKFFNQDNPIGKYIKVGENWLQVVGVAEKRDFTTSASDEMGISSSDNKVFVPTQSLLLRYKDRSRINPVELERMSRGGGRGRSTQVSNAQIENQLDKIVVQVKETEQLSATADIIKRMLLRRHSNMYDFQVTVPELLLKQQQKTNDIFNIVLGAIAGISLLVGGIGIMNIMLASVWERIREIGTRQAIGASRKDIIVQFLSESTLISIGGGIIGVIIGVLMAYTIEVTADIKTIVSFWSVFIAFGVSATVGVVFGYIPARSAANQDPVESLRH; encoded by the coding sequence ATGCGCGAAATAAGGCAATTATATACCCGTTATATCCACAATGTTATTATCGCCATTGAAGCTATCATGGCTAATACTGTTAAATCGTTGCTAACCGCGTTAGGTATAATGTTCGGAGTAGCCGCAGTAATAAGCATGTTGGCCATAGGCAAGGGAGCACAGCAGGAAGTGCTGGAGCAAATTAAATTGGTGGGTGTCAATAATATTATCATCACACCGGTTAAAGAATCGGTAGTGAGCAATGCCAATCAGCAAAGTGATGAAGAAGGGGAGGAGAAAAAAGGAAAAAGAAAATCCAACGGACTAACCCTTAGCGATGCCCATGCCATCCTTAAAACCATACCATCGGTTGCCAAGGTCAGCCCGGTGGTTTCGATGAATTATTATGCCATAAACAAAGGCAAAAGTCAGCCTATTGTATTAGAAGGTGTTTCAACCGATTATTTTTCGTTACTAAATATAGGTATCGTTCAGGGCAAGGCATTTAGCAAGGAACAGAACCAAAAGAGCCAGCCTGTATGTGTTATTGGTTATAATGTCAAAGACAAATTTTTTAATCAGGATAACCCCATTGGCAAATATATCAAAGTGGGCGAAAACTGGTTGCAAGTAGTTGGCGTGGCCGAAAAAAGGGATTTTACTACCTCGGCATCTGACGAAATGGGGATCAGCTCATCCGACAATAAAGTTTTTGTGCCTACCCAATCTTTGTTGCTGAGATATAAAGATCGATCCAGGATTAATCCTGTAGAGCTTGAACGTATGAGTAGGGGAGGAGGTCGCGGCAGAAGTACGCAGGTAAGCAATGCTCAGATTGAAAATCAGTTAGATAAAATAGTGGTACAGGTAAAGGAAACAGAGCAACTGAGCGCCACCGCCGACATTATAAAGCGGATGTTGCTGAGGCGGCATTCCAATATGTACGATTTTCAGGTTACCGTGCCCGAACTTCTGCTAAAGCAACAACAAAAAACAAACGATATTTTTAACATTGTCCTTGGTGCTATCGCAGGTATTTCGTTGCTGGTAGGGGGGATAGGCATTATGAATATTATGCTGGCTTCGGTGTGGGAACGTATCCGCGAAATAGGAACCCGTCAGGCTATTGGTGCTTCGCGTAAAGATATTATTGTGCAATTTCTGTCGGAATCGACTTTAATCAGTATAGGGGGAGGAATTATCGGTGTTATCATCGGTGTGCTGATGGCTTATACCATTGAGGTAACTGCAGATATAAAAACCATCGTTTCATTTTGGTCCGTATTTATAGCCTTTGGCGTATCAGCAACAGTAGGGGTGGTGTTCGGCTATATACCGGCCCGCAGCGCCGCTAATCAGGACCCGGTTGAATCTTTGAGACATTAG
- a CDS encoding TolC family protein, whose translation MAKIFLKRIALLLVINVIIFSKAAAQKEEIKLNMTLDQAIEIAFEQSILSFKQKHMYLARYWEFRSYKAERLPLLGLSSTPINYQSTISSRYINGEDVLVPSKNLSSNATLDLSQNITATGARVSVFSEFRRLENLESGNISYSSIPISVGISQPIGGYNRFKWRSMLEPLKFEQAKLEYLQGLQELSGRTTNVFFNLAKAEINLGIAETNLSNADTLYRIGKGRFEIGTVTQDELLDLELSYLNANINLSRAKVDLEQARSTINSFLGFDENVHIECILPSSIPEFKIQLDRALAMAYENNPDVLNFEQRLIQADSEIAQAKGTDGFDIGIRGNFGYNKNTDNFDEVYSSPFERDQRLSLTLGVPIIDWGKRRGQVQMARSNKEVTEAEVRQAKIDFEQNVFLQVMEFNMQEEQVKISAKADTIAQLGYEVTKQRFLIDKVDVIKLNSARNSVDAAKRSYIQSLQTYWTNYFNIRRITLFDFEGGQSLIKELDDLLQN comes from the coding sequence ATGGCAAAAATATTTTTAAAGAGAATAGCACTTCTTTTAGTTATAAACGTAATAATATTCTCCAAAGCCGCAGCCCAAAAAGAAGAAATAAAACTGAACATGACCTTGGACCAGGCTATCGAGATTGCCTTTGAGCAATCGATACTGAGCTTTAAACAAAAGCACATGTATTTGGCCCGATATTGGGAGTTCAGGAGCTATAAGGCCGAAAGGTTGCCACTGCTCGGATTGAGCTCAACGCCTATTAATTATCAGAGTACTATTTCTTCCAGGTATATTAATGGCGAGGACGTACTTGTTCCATCAAAAAATCTGAGCTCCAATGCGACCTTGGATTTATCGCAAAACATTACGGCTACAGGAGCAAGGGTATCCGTATTTAGTGAGTTTAGGCGTCTCGAAAATCTTGAGAGCGGTAATATTTCCTATTCCTCCATCCCAATTTCAGTAGGGATATCACAACCCATTGGTGGGTACAATCGTTTTAAATGGCGATCCATGTTAGAGCCGCTAAAGTTTGAGCAGGCCAAATTGGAATACCTTCAAGGCTTACAAGAGCTCTCGGGCAGAACCACTAACGTGTTTTTTAATTTAGCCAAAGCCGAAATTAATCTGGGTATTGCCGAAACCAACCTGTCCAATGCCGATACTTTATATCGAATAGGCAAGGGACGTTTTGAGATTGGAACCGTTACACAGGACGAGTTGCTCGATTTGGAGTTAAGTTACCTGAACGCCAATATTAATTTGAGTAGGGCAAAGGTTGATTTAGAGCAAGCGCGTTCTACCATTAACTCTTTTTTGGGTTTCGACGAAAATGTACACATAGAATGTATATTGCCATCGAGCATACCGGAATTTAAAATACAGCTTGATCGGGCCCTGGCAATGGCCTACGAAAATAATCCTGACGTTTTAAACTTTGAGCAACGCCTTATCCAGGCCGATAGTGAAATTGCTCAGGCAAAAGGAACAGATGGCTTTGATATAGGTATTAGGGGTAACTTTGGTTACAACAAAAATACCGATAATTTCGACGAAGTTTATTCATCTCCCTTCGAAAGAGATCAAAGACTTAGCCTTACGCTAGGTGTGCCTATTATTGATTGGGGCAAGAGGCGCGGACAGGTGCAGATGGCACGTTCCAACAAAGAGGTCACCGAAGCCGAAGTGCGCCAGGCGAAAATTGATTTTGAACAAAACGTTTTTCTTCAGGTAATGGAATTTAATATGCAGGAAGAACAGGTGAAGATTTCTGCCAAAGCCGATACCATTGCCCAGCTGGGTTATGAGGTGACAAAACAACGTTTTTTAATAGATAAGGTAGATGTAATAAAACTAAATTCTGCCCGTAATTCGGTAGACGCTGCTAAACGTAGTTACATTCAAAGCTTGCAAACCTATTGGACCAATTATTTTAATATCAGACGAATAACTTTGTTCGATTTTGAGGGTGGGCAATCCCTGATAAAAGAATTGGATGACCTTTTACAGAATTGA
- the mdh gene encoding malate dehydrogenase — protein MKVTVVGAGNVGATCADVLAYREIANEVVLLDIKEGVAEGKALDIWQKAPINLYDTRTIGSTNDYEKTAGSDVVVITSGLPRKPGMSRDDLISTNAGIVKTVTENVIKHSPEAILIIVSNPLDVMTYQAHISSKFPRTRVIGMAGILDTARYRAFLAEELNVSPKDIQAVLMGGHGDTMVPLPRYTTVGGIPVTELVDAEKLEAIIERTKFGGGELVKLMGTSAWYAPGSAAAQMVEAIVRDQRRVFPVCIKLEGEYGIDDCYLGVPVILGKNGVEKVIELDLDKDEKELLATSRKHVLEVMAVLDK, from the coding sequence ATGAAAGTAACCGTTGTAGGAGCAGGGAATGTAGGTGCTACCTGTGCAGATGTTTTGGCATATCGCGAAATAGCCAACGAAGTAGTTTTACTTGATATTAAAGAAGGTGTTGCCGAAGGCAAAGCATTGGATATTTGGCAAAAGGCGCCAATTAATCTTTACGATACGCGCACCATTGGTTCTACCAACGATTATGAGAAAACCGCCGGTTCCGATGTGGTAGTTATCACTTCCGGACTTCCGCGTAAGCCGGGCATGAGTCGTGATGATTTGATTTCAACAAATGCCGGTATCGTTAAAACCGTTACTGAGAATGTAATTAAACATTCGCCGGAGGCCATTCTTATTATCGTTTCCAACCCATTGGACGTGATGACTTACCAGGCACATATCTCGTCAAAGTTTCCACGTACGCGAGTAATTGGTATGGCCGGTATATTGGATACAGCTCGTTATCGTGCTTTTTTGGCCGAGGAACTGAATGTATCGCCCAAAGATATTCAGGCTGTTTTAATGGGTGGTCATGGCGACACCATGGTTCCGCTACCCCGTTATACTACCGTTGGCGGTATTCCGGTAACGGAGCTTGTGGATGCTGAAAAATTAGAGGCCATTATAGAGCGCACCAAATTTGGTGGTGGCGAGTTGGTAAAGTTGATGGGTACCTCGGCCTGGTATGCGCCCGGATCGGCAGCAGCACAAATGGTAGAGGCCATTGTTAGGGATCAGCGCAGGGTATTCCCCGTTTGTATCAAGCTCGAAGGCGAATACGGTATCGACGATTGTTACCTTGGTGTACCTGTTATACTTGGTAAAAACGGCGTGGAAAAAGTAATTGAGCTGGATCTGGATAAGGACGAAAAAGAATTGCTGGCCACAAGCCGCAAGCACGTATTGGAAGTAATGGCGGTACTGGATAAATAA
- a CDS encoding efflux RND transporter periplasmic adaptor subunit → MDTTISSNSKFRNVLGASFILIFFSIFEACQPRQSSLVEGKFESYVVDRGNIESFEVCEGYVEPANEVLLLSPASSIVKKIKKGAGQQVTAGEVIIELDTKPVTDKIEQLNDQLAVAQNNLEKTRLNARSTKADLLFSQETKKLKIASIKSTLSDQKQLLDVGGISQAQVDKTNQELILANKDLQLAEEKNAIRLAQLAAEEKGLLLQIEMRLKELSQQRALLKQMQVKASADGIILSVHAKEGEKIQGEKLLVSLSDLSRLKVEASISEKHRRLIKIGRKAYVKDDNKRLQGRISSILPRLDNGNLRFSVVLTESDQSKLIPNQKIELYVVKASRNNVLRIKKGELIEYKDKQRLYKVSRDSAIKQEITFGLITDEFAEITEGAREGCEIVIATSSPLSKLNAIKIERQN, encoded by the coding sequence ATGGATACGACGATTAGTAGCAACAGTAAGTTCCGAAACGTACTTGGGGCTTCTTTTATATTGATTTTTTTTAGCATTTTTGAGGCATGTCAACCACGACAATCGAGTCTTGTTGAAGGTAAATTTGAAAGCTATGTTGTTGACAGGGGCAATATTGAATCCTTTGAGGTGTGCGAGGGCTATGTAGAACCCGCTAACGAAGTCCTCTTATTAAGTCCTGCTTCAAGTATCGTTAAAAAAATAAAAAAGGGAGCCGGTCAGCAGGTTACTGCAGGAGAGGTAATTATTGAACTGGACACCAAACCGGTAACCGACAAGATTGAACAACTCAACGATCAATTAGCCGTTGCTCAAAACAACCTAGAAAAAACAAGGTTAAACGCCAGGAGTACCAAAGCCGACCTGTTGTTTAGCCAGGAGACCAAGAAACTAAAAATAGCCTCTATAAAATCCACCCTCTCTGATCAAAAACAACTCTTGGATGTGGGGGGTATATCTCAGGCCCAGGTAGACAAAACCAATCAAGAATTAATACTGGCCAACAAAGACTTACAACTGGCCGAAGAGAAAAATGCCATCCGATTGGCTCAATTGGCCGCTGAGGAAAAAGGCCTGTTACTCCAGATTGAAATGAGACTGAAAGAACTATCGCAGCAAAGAGCGCTTTTAAAACAAATGCAAGTAAAAGCTTCCGCCGATGGTATTATTTTAAGTGTACATGCCAAAGAAGGGGAAAAAATTCAAGGCGAAAAATTGTTAGTGAGCCTATCGGACCTAAGCCGATTAAAAGTAGAAGCCTCAATTAGCGAGAAACATCGCAGGCTAATTAAAATAGGCCGAAAAGCCTATGTAAAGGATGACAACAAACGGCTTCAAGGCAGAATAAGCTCCATCCTGCCCCGATTGGATAACGGCAACCTAAGATTCTCGGTAGTGCTTACAGAGAGCGACCAATCGAAACTGATACCCAACCAAAAAATAGAATTATATGTTGTTAAAGCCTCCAGGAACAACGTGCTACGAATAAAAAAAGGCGAACTCATAGAATACAAGGATAAACAACGCCTGTACAAGGTAAGCCGCGATAGTGCCATTAAACAGGAAATTACATTTGGGTTGATTACCGATGAATTTGCCGAGATCACGGAAGGTGCTCGTGAGGGATGCGAAATAGTAATTGCTACCTCATCGCCACTGAGCAAGTTAAATGCGATAAAAATAGAAAGACAAAATTAA
- a CDS encoding TolC family protein has protein sequence MLLSIGYSCLFSFIFAQQSIKPKLKLSLQNVVDLAISQSSSIKYEQNRYENYYWRYKNHQAQYRPQLVLTGNLPNFEQSTRPITQNDGSVQFRKIGRFQNSAELSLNQSIPQTGTKIYAQSTLFRNEDLEQNYVNFQGNPFVIGITQPIFAYNWMKWSRKTEPLVYTEAQKNYIESIEEISRNATRRFFNYLSVQTNYKLAENNLKNSKDNLRIADTKFKLGTISENDFSRIRLSVLTAQKSLSQATMDLKNADFELKKYIGLEQSSNIELLMPLNMFLFEVDAQKALEEALANRKETTQYERRLIEADRNLTQAKKNNGLAATLRATYGTSNISDDIPGVYSNTADQKSVKLSLAIPILDWGKSSSNVKLAESKRDLVVFDVQQDRENFERTVIVQVEQFALLKEQLDIAEEADKVASNGYLIALKKFQNGEISITDLNISLSERDKATQDYIRSIQAYWTAYYRLRELTLYDFEKDQKIVYDNPLLNGIKN, from the coding sequence ATGTTGCTATCAATTGGCTATTCTTGTTTATTTAGTTTTATTTTCGCACAACAGTCGATAAAACCAAAATTAAAGCTCAGCCTGCAAAACGTAGTTGATTTAGCTATTAGTCAGTCCTCATCGATAAAATACGAGCAAAACAGATACGAGAATTATTACTGGCGTTATAAAAACCATCAGGCTCAGTATAGACCACAGCTTGTTTTAACGGGCAACCTACCCAATTTTGAACAATCTACCCGGCCAATAACACAAAACGATGGCAGTGTGCAATTCAGAAAAATAGGTCGTTTCCAGAATAGTGCAGAACTATCGTTGAACCAATCGATACCGCAAACGGGTACAAAGATTTATGCCCAGAGCACCTTGTTCAGAAACGAAGATTTGGAACAGAATTATGTGAACTTTCAGGGTAATCCGTTTGTGATAGGGATAACCCAGCCAATTTTTGCTTATAATTGGATGAAATGGTCGCGAAAAACCGAACCGTTGGTATACACCGAAGCACAGAAAAACTATATTGAGTCCATAGAAGAAATATCGCGAAATGCTACACGTCGTTTTTTCAACTATTTAAGTGTACAGACCAACTACAAATTGGCCGAGAACAACCTAAAAAACAGCAAAGATAATTTGCGTATCGCAGACACAAAATTTAAACTGGGCACTATAAGCGAAAACGATTTTTCGCGCATTAGGTTATCTGTACTTACGGCACAAAAATCATTAAGTCAAGCCACTATGGATCTTAAAAATGCCGATTTTGAGCTAAAGAAATATATAGGCCTGGAACAAAGCTCGAACATTGAATTACTTATGCCGCTAAACATGTTTTTATTTGAAGTGGATGCACAAAAAGCCCTGGAAGAAGCCCTGGCCAACAGAAAAGAAACCACACAGTACGAAAGACGGCTGATTGAAGCGGATAGAAATTTGACTCAGGCCAAAAAAAACAATGGACTGGCCGCCACACTGCGTGCCACCTACGGCACCTCTAATATTTCCGACGATATACCGGGGGTGTACTCCAATACGGCTGATCAAAAATCAGTAAAACTTTCGTTGGCTATACCTATTTTAGATTGGGGTAAATCAAGCTCCAATGTAAAATTAGCAGAAAGCAAACGCGATTTGGTAGTATTTGACGTACAACAAGATCGCGAGAATTTTGAGCGAACCGTAATCGTTCAGGTAGAACAATTTGCGCTTTTAAAGGAACAACTCGACATAGCCGAAGAAGCCGATAAAGTAGCTAGTAATGGATACCTGATAGCGCTTAAAAAATTTCAGAACGGCGAAATCAGCATTACCGATTTAAACATCTCGCTCTCAGAACGTGATAAGGCTACACAAGATTACATCAGGTCGATACAGGCCTATTGGACCGCCTACTACCGATTGCGAGAACTCACTTTGTACGATTTTGAAAAAGATCAGAAAATAGTGTACGACAACCCTCTTTTGAATGGAATCAAAAATTAG
- a CDS encoding efflux RND transporter periplasmic adaptor subunit, which yields MLNKIPKKYVLTGAAVLLFMILIVVFWPASVNYQTVRAQIMPFAMEVAADGEVQALEFESINIPEILSRRDVGIWRMKISDLVTEGTQVKKGDFVASLDPSEVEERLVRIKERIEEHNNSLESAILDSTIQLMQKREELTNAKDNLEESLIRVEQSQYESKATQRQAGIALEKAQLEINAKLRNYDKEVLRQKIKINRIKKYLSRDVETKDLLEKLKSQLRITSPSNGIVVYGRSYRGRKIKVDDDVGPWMPIIATIPDLSSLYSEAIVKEIDIAKVKVGQPVQITIDAFPEFIFQGEIKNVANIGQPIPGTSMNGFKVVISFDTKGKKVLPGMTTANKITIASYSNDIVVPREAVFGNDTAYYVFKKQGGSIIKTRVQLGGENETHIRIVNGLQQNDKVLMARPDEYIEGKHINP from the coding sequence ATGCTTAATAAAATACCAAAAAAATATGTGTTAACAGGAGCCGCCGTGCTGTTGTTTATGATTTTAATTGTTGTTTTTTGGCCAGCCTCAGTTAATTACCAAACGGTGCGTGCGCAAATTATGCCTTTTGCCATGGAGGTTGCCGCCGATGGTGAGGTCCAGGCCTTGGAATTTGAAAGTATCAACATTCCCGAGATATTGAGCAGGCGCGATGTAGGTATATGGCGAATGAAAATATCGGATTTGGTGACCGAAGGTACACAGGTGAAAAAAGGAGATTTTGTGGCATCTCTCGATCCTTCCGAAGTGGAAGAGCGTTTGGTCAGGATTAAAGAACGAATAGAAGAACATAATAATTCATTGGAGTCGGCCATATTAGACAGTACCATCCAATTGATGCAAAAAAGAGAAGAATTAACTAATGCCAAAGATAATTTGGAAGAAAGCCTAATCAGGGTTGAGCAATCACAGTACGAATCTAAAGCAACACAACGACAGGCCGGCATTGCCCTGGAGAAGGCACAATTGGAAATAAATGCTAAGCTCAGAAATTATGATAAGGAGGTTTTGAGGCAAAAGATTAAGATAAATCGGATTAAAAAGTATTTGAGCAGGGATGTTGAGACGAAAGACTTATTGGAGAAATTGAAATCACAGCTACGCATAACCTCACCTTCAAATGGCATAGTAGTGTACGGAAGGAGTTATAGAGGTAGAAAAATAAAGGTGGACGATGATGTGGGGCCATGGATGCCAATAATAGCTACTATCCCCGATTTAAGTTCCTTGTACTCAGAAGCTATAGTTAAAGAAATTGATATTGCCAAGGTTAAGGTGGGACAGCCTGTACAAATTACCATCGATGCTTTTCCTGAATTTATTTTTCAGGGGGAGATAAAGAATGTAGCCAACATAGGACAACCCATACCGGGAACCAGCATGAACGGATTTAAAGTGGTTATTTCCTTTGATACGAAGGGGAAAAAAGTTTTACCTGGAATGACAACTGCCAATAAAATAACGATTGCCAGTTATAGTAATGATATTGTGGTACCCCGTGAAGCTGTTTTTGGAAACGATACAGCCTATTATGTATTTAAAAAACAGGGTGGATCTATAATTAAAACCCGGGTACAATTAGGAGGAGAAAACGAAACCCACATACGCATAGTAAACGGATTGCAACAGAACGATAAAGTGTTGATGGCGCGCCCTGATGAATATATCGAAGGCAAGCACATTAATCCGTGA